The segment TCTCCTTTACTTTTTCTAAAGTATACTTGAATGAACTTCATATATAAATATTTTGAATTGAGCCGGATTTTGCCCATGAATCTAAATTAATAATCTAATGGGAAAATAATATAAACTGGCCTTACCAACTAAGCATATGGAAGTTGAAAATAACATAATTCTGGCACTTGATGTTTTAAATATGGATGATGCCTTGGGAATAGTTGAAAAAGTTTCAGATTACATAAATACCATTAAAATTGGATATCCTCTTGTTTTAAGTGAAGGACTTGAGTCAGTAACTTTTATTAAAGAGAATTTCAACTGCAGAATAATCGCTGATTTTAAAGTTGCAGACATCCCGGAAACCAATGAAAAAATAGCCAATCTTACATTTGAAGCCGGAGCAGATGCAATAATTGTCCATGGATTTGTAGGAGAAGACAGTGCAAAAGCCTGCATGGATTCAGCTAAAATATACAATAAAGAAATCTTCCTTTTAACTGAAATGTCTCATCCCGGCGCTTCAATGTTTATCCAGAGACATACAGAAGAAATTGCTGAAATGGGCGTTAAATTGGGTATAGATAAATTTGTTGGCCCCTCAACTAAACTGGATCGGCTTGAAAAAATTAGAAGTATTATAGGTGATGAATCATTCCTGATTTCTCCAGGAGTTGGAGCTCAGGGAGGAGATCCCAAAGATACATTAAAATTTGCCGATGCTCTAATAGTTGGAAGGTCAATTTACCTTGCAGATGACCCTGAAAAAGCAGTTAAAGATATAATTACAAGAATTAGGCCTTAAAACCATCTGGA is part of the Methanobacterium sp. genome and harbors:
- the pyrF gene encoding orotidine-5'-phosphate decarboxylase: MEVENNIILALDVLNMDDALGIVEKVSDYINTIKIGYPLVLSEGLESVTFIKENFNCRIIADFKVADIPETNEKIANLTFEAGADAIIVHGFVGEDSAKACMDSAKIYNKEIFLLTEMSHPGASMFIQRHTEEIAEMGVKLGIDKFVGPSTKLDRLEKIRSIIGDESFLISPGVGAQGGDPKDTLKFADALIVGRSIYLADDPEKAVKDIITRIRP